In the Wyeomyia smithii strain HCP4-BCI-WySm-NY-G18 chromosome 2, ASM2978416v1, whole genome shotgun sequence genome, one interval contains:
- the LOC129725596 gene encoding uncharacterized protein LOC129725596 isoform X1, translated as MDRLIRERKSLEPRLKRISETVEKIRPEAVDEIDLQTELDALSEVWMAFCGVHKKILDLCEEDSAYDEAMSRQGKFESCYIGLKTRLLKLLKIVKNRDQATPPVSSQQDVIKQLADQQAEFLRIMSANMVSPAMHAAVMPPDASRLPDLKLPQVNIPKFSGDYLEWQSFKDLFDSLVEQNPTLKDSQKLYFLKTNLAGEAASLISHLKIEDANYKPALEKLASRYDKPREIANKHIQRFLSQPPLSFASASGLRALHDVSDEVLRALKAMAREDRDTWLLFILSEKVDPDTKQLWCQKISEMKEEEITLTRFLKFVEARSFALQSSHPIKPKAFVPVKQPAKFPTRGATTFVTTNPTFCDVCSAQYHHLFQCGKFIHMSYHERLAQVNRLKLCRNCLKTHPGSSCKGGTCRKCNFPHHTLLHPPTTQNMAGSPTNQQQSAQSFISALDSAGGRGSANVLLATVAINVLDKKGHPHACRAILDSASQVNFISDSLRRQLGLDTSHANVDLEGISSATAHADRFADIVITSRCTNYQTSVPCLVLERITKFLPCKPAIIKDWPIPHSIPLADPLFHRPGRVDVLLGTEIFFQLLEPGQIILSPDNSLPTLQNTKLGWVIAGRYHEPKPSVDSHSPTCLLISAEDDLSQQLQRFWEIEEYTSNDHHLTDEEQRCEKHFAENTIRDECGKFVVRLPFLSDPNELGESRQIAERRLYHIERKLDRNPPLKAEYHEFIRDYIDLGHMSLVEESNSPEKSVYLPHHCVIKTTSSTTKCRVVFDASAKTSNGLSLNDTLMCGPVIQDSLINILLRFRFPPVVLAGDAKQMYRMVWLHENDRDFLKILWRWSKEEPVKEYRLNTVTFGTKSASYLATKCVQQLLDSFKLKYPEAVEKAEKGIYVDDILTGASSEKEAIMLREQLTEMFAAGGFHLRKWVSNSAAVLETVPEADLEIKISIDEGGNNSIKALGMQWQPCSDEFHFSYNPKEILQHTKRAILSQIASLFDPLGLLAPIIVKAKLVMQRMWELKVAWDATPPGELVHDWLMLVQSFSRLNLFQIPRRVIHLQNWSRLYLHGYCDASDVAMGACIYVRALDNDGNMSSHLLCAKSKLAPIGNNRMTTPRLELRAALGWRVALPDGKPLLRIESRRLLLIFLRLIGIMWEPLKILLI; from the exons ATGGATCGACTTATCCGCGAACGTAAATCATTAGAACCCCGCCTGAAGCGCATTTCGGAAACAGTGGAAAAAATCCGACCAGAAGCGGTCGACGAAATTGACTTACAAACTGAGTTAGATGCTCTGAGTGAAGTGTGGATGGCCTTTTGCGGCGTACATAAGAAAATTTTGGACCTGTGCGAAGAGGATAGTGCTTACGACGAAGCCATGAGCCGTCAAGGAAAGTTTGAAAGTTGCTACATCGGTCTGAAAACCCGATTATTAAAGTTgttgaaaatagttaaaaatcGCGACCAGGCTACTCCCCCTGTGTCCTCGCAGCAAGATGTCATCAAGCAATTAGCAGATCAGCAAGCCGAATTTCTTCGCATCATGTCCGCTAACATGGTTTCACCTGCAATGCATGCGGCCGTCATGCCTCCCGATGCATCTCGACTCCCGGACCTGAAGTTGCCCCAGGTGAATATCCCTAAATTTAGTGGAGACTATCTCGAGTGGCAGTCGTTTAAAGATCTTTTCGATAGCTTGGTCGAGCAAAATCCAACGCTAAAAGATAGCCAAAAATTATACTTTTTAAAAACCAACCTCGCTGGTGAGGCGGCTTCTTTAATTTCACACCTTAAAATCGAAGACGCGAATTATAAACCTGCTCTAGAAAAATTGGCATCCCGGTATGATAAACCCCGTGAAATAGCGAACAAGCATATACAACGATTTCTATCGCAACCACCGCTTTCGTTTGCCTCTGCTAGTGGCTTGCGAGCACTGCATGACGTGTCAGATGAAGTTCTCCGAGCGCTCAAAGCCATGGCTAGAGAGGACCGTGATACATGGTTGCTTTTTATATTGAGCGAAAAGGTGGATCCAGATACCAAGCAGCTATGGTGTCAAAAGATTTCCGAAATGAAGGAAGAAGAGATTACCCTAACGCGTTTTCTAAAATTTGTTGAAGCAAGAAGTTTCGCTTTGCAATCGTCGCATCCTATTAAACCTAAAGCATTCGTACCTGTAAAACAACCCGCAAAATTTCCCACTAGAGGAGCAACTACATTCGTCACCACAAACCCCACATTTTGTGATGTCTGCTCAGCACAGTATCATCACCTATTTCAGTGCGGCAAATTCATCCACATGAGCTATCACGAACGACTAGCTCAAGTAAACCGATTAAAATTGTGCCGAAACTGTCTCAAAACACATCCCGGTAGCAGCTGCAAAGGTGGTACGTGTAGAAAATGTAACTTTCCACATCACACTTTGCTGCATCCACCAACAACACAAAACATGGCAGGATCTCCAACTAATCAGCAACAATCCGCTCAATCGTTTATTTCTGCACTAGATTCTGCTGGCGGCCGTGGGTCAGCTAATGTCCTCCTCGCTACCGTTGCTATTAACGTCCTAGATAAAAAAGGGCATCCTCATGCCTGTCGCGCAATTTTGGATAGCGCATCGCAAGTTAACTTTATAAGCGATAGCCTCCGTAGGCAGCTTGGTCTCGACACCTCGCATGCTAATGTGGATCTGGAAGGCATCTCGTCAGCTACCGCTCACGCAGATCGATTTGCAGACATCGTTATCACATCTCGCTGCACGAACTATCAAACCTCCGTGCCCTGCCTTGTGTTGGAGAGAATAACGAAATTTCTCCCCTGCAAACCAGCAATTATTAAGGATTGGCCTATTCCCCACTCCATACCCCTGGCGGATCCACTCTTCCACCGCCCGGGTAGAGTAGATGTACTTCTCGGCACTGAAATATTCTTCCAGTTGCTCGAGCCCGGCCAAATTATTCTCAGTCCAGACAACAGTTTACCCACACTACAGAACACCAAGCTCGGCTGGGTGATAGCCGGCCGTTATCACGAGCCTAAGCCATCTGTTGACTCTCACTCTCCAACCTGTTTGCTAATCTCCGCCGAAGATGATCTTTCTCAGCAACTGCAAAGGTTCTGGGAGATAGAGGAGTACACTTCAAACGATCACCACCTCACTGATGAGGAACAACGTTGTGAGAAACATTTTGCAGAGAATACTATTCGCGATGAGTGCGGTAAATTTGTAGTACGGCTCCCGTTTCTGTCAGACCCGAATGAATTAGGAGAATCAAGGCAAATTGCAGAGAGAAGACTTTACCACATCGAAAGAAAGTTAGACCGAAATCCACCTCTGAAAGCTGAGTACCATGAATTCATTCGTGATTACATTGATCTCGGCCACATGTCATTAGTGGAAGAAAGCAACTCACCCGAAAAAAGTGTATATCTCCCCCACCACTGTGTGATTAAAACCACCAGTTCAACCACAAAATGCCGAGTGGTTTTTGATGCTTCGGCTAAAACTTCGAATGGACTCTCTTTGAATGACACTCTTATGTGTGGCCCAGTAATCCAGGACTCATTAATAAACATTTTGCTACGCTTTCGTTTTCCACCTGTCGTACTTGCTGGTGATGCGAAACAGATGTACCGTATGGTTTGGCTGCATGAAAATGATCGCGACTTTCTCAAAATTCTGTGGAGGTGGTCAAAGGAAGAACCAGTAAAAGAGTACCGCTTAAACACAGTAACGTTTGGCACTAAAAGTGCTTCTTATCTGGCCACAAAATGCGTTCAGCAGCTCTTGGATTcgtttaaattaaaatatccAGAGGCAGTAGAGAAAGCCGAGAAAGGAATCTACGTCGACGATATTTTAACCGGTGCTTCGTCCGAAAAGGAAGCAATAATGCTACGGGAACAGCTTACAGAAATGTTTGCTGCTGGAGGATTCCACCTGCGAAAATGGGTATCAAATAGTGCTGCTGTTCTAGAGACGGTTCCAGAAGCAGATTTGGAGATAAAAATTTCAATCGACGAAGGTGGAAATAATTCCATCAAAGCCCTCGGAATGCAATGGCAGCCGTGCAGTGATGAGTTCCACTTCTCTTACAATCCGAAAGAGATCCTTCAACACACAAAACGCGCAATCCTTTCACAAATTGCCAGCCTATTCGATCCATTAGGCCTTCTTGCTCCAATAATCGTGAAGGCAAAGTTAGTGATGCAGCGAATGTGGGAGTTGAAGGTGGCATGGGATGCTACTCCCCCCGGTGAGTTAGTTCATGATTGGTTGATGTTGGTGCAAAGTTTCTCCCGTCTCAATTTATTTCAGATACCACGACGCGTGATTCATTTACAGAACTGGTCTCGACTCTATCTGCACGGCTACTGCGACGCTTCTGATGTGGCAATGGGAGCTTGTATTTACGTTCGTGCCCTGGACAACGACGGTAATATGTCGTCACACTTATTATGTGCAAAATCCAAACTTGCACCCATTGGCAACAACCGTATGACTACACCACGTCTAGAGTTGCGTGCAGCG CTTGGTTGGCGGGTGGCGCTGCCAGATGGAAAACCTTTGTTGCGAATAGAGTCGCGGAGATTACTGCTCATCTTCCTGCGATTAATTGGCATCATGTGGGAACCGCTGAAAATCCTGCTGATCTAA
- the LOC129725596 gene encoding uncharacterized protein LOC129725596 isoform X2: MDRLIRERKSLEPRLKRISETVEKIRPEAVDEIDLQTELDALSEVWMAFCGVHKKILDLCEEDSAYDEAMSRQGKFESCYIGLKTRLLKLLKIVKNRDQATPPVSSQQDVIKQLADQQAEFLRIMSANMVSPAMHAAVMPPDASRLPDLKLPQVNIPKFSGDYLEWQSFKDLFDSLVEQNPTLKDSQKLYFLKTNLAGEAASLISHLKIEDANYKPALEKLASRYDKPREIANKHIQRFLSQPPLSFASASGLRALHDVSDEVLRALKAMAREDRDTWLLFILSEKVDPDTKQLWCQKISEMKEEEITLTRFLKFVEARSFALQSSHPIKPKAFVPVKQPAKFPTRGATTFVTTNPTFCDVCSAQYHHLFQCGKFIHMSYHERLAQVNRLKLCRNCLKTHPGSSCKGGTCRKCNFPHHTLLHPPTTQNMAGSPTNQQQSAQSFISALDSAGGRGSANVLLATVAINVLDKKGHPHACRAILDSASQVNFISDSLRRQLGLDTSHANVDLEGISSATAHADRFADIVITSRCTNYQTSVPCLVLERITKFLPCKPAIIKDWPIPHSIPLADPLFHRPGRVDVLLGTEIFFQLLEPGQIILSPDNSLPTLQNTKLGWVIAGRYHEPKPSVDSHSPTCLLISAEDDLSQQLQRFWEIEEYTSNDHHLTDEEQRCEKHFAENTIRDECGKFVVRLPFLSDPNELGESRQIAERRLYHIERKLDRNPPLKAEYHEFIRDYIDLGHMSLVEESNSPEKSVYLPHHCVIKTTSSTTKCRVVFDASAKTSNGLSLNDTLMCGPVIQDSLINILLRFRFPPVVLAGDAKQMYRMVWLHENDRDFLKILWRWSKEEPVKEYRLNTVTFGTKSASYLATKCVQQLLDSFKLKYPEAVEKAEKGIYVDDILTGASSEKEAIMLREQLTEMFAAGGFHLRKWVSNSAAVLETVPEADLEIKISIDEGGNNSIKALGMQWQPCSDEFHFSYNPKEILQHTKRAILSQIASLFDPLGLLAPIIVKAKLVMQRMWELKVAWDATPPGELVHDWLMLVQSFSRLNLFQIPRRVIHLQNWSRLYLHGYCDASDVAMGACIYVRALDNDGNMSSHLLCAKSKLAPIGNNRMTTPRLELRAAVSLARLMSNSF; encoded by the exons ATGGATCGACTTATCCGCGAACGTAAATCATTAGAACCCCGCCTGAAGCGCATTTCGGAAACAGTGGAAAAAATCCGACCAGAAGCGGTCGACGAAATTGACTTACAAACTGAGTTAGATGCTCTGAGTGAAGTGTGGATGGCCTTTTGCGGCGTACATAAGAAAATTTTGGACCTGTGCGAAGAGGATAGTGCTTACGACGAAGCCATGAGCCGTCAAGGAAAGTTTGAAAGTTGCTACATCGGTCTGAAAACCCGATTATTAAAGTTgttgaaaatagttaaaaatcGCGACCAGGCTACTCCCCCTGTGTCCTCGCAGCAAGATGTCATCAAGCAATTAGCAGATCAGCAAGCCGAATTTCTTCGCATCATGTCCGCTAACATGGTTTCACCTGCAATGCATGCGGCCGTCATGCCTCCCGATGCATCTCGACTCCCGGACCTGAAGTTGCCCCAGGTGAATATCCCTAAATTTAGTGGAGACTATCTCGAGTGGCAGTCGTTTAAAGATCTTTTCGATAGCTTGGTCGAGCAAAATCCAACGCTAAAAGATAGCCAAAAATTATACTTTTTAAAAACCAACCTCGCTGGTGAGGCGGCTTCTTTAATTTCACACCTTAAAATCGAAGACGCGAATTATAAACCTGCTCTAGAAAAATTGGCATCCCGGTATGATAAACCCCGTGAAATAGCGAACAAGCATATACAACGATTTCTATCGCAACCACCGCTTTCGTTTGCCTCTGCTAGTGGCTTGCGAGCACTGCATGACGTGTCAGATGAAGTTCTCCGAGCGCTCAAAGCCATGGCTAGAGAGGACCGTGATACATGGTTGCTTTTTATATTGAGCGAAAAGGTGGATCCAGATACCAAGCAGCTATGGTGTCAAAAGATTTCCGAAATGAAGGAAGAAGAGATTACCCTAACGCGTTTTCTAAAATTTGTTGAAGCAAGAAGTTTCGCTTTGCAATCGTCGCATCCTATTAAACCTAAAGCATTCGTACCTGTAAAACAACCCGCAAAATTTCCCACTAGAGGAGCAACTACATTCGTCACCACAAACCCCACATTTTGTGATGTCTGCTCAGCACAGTATCATCACCTATTTCAGTGCGGCAAATTCATCCACATGAGCTATCACGAACGACTAGCTCAAGTAAACCGATTAAAATTGTGCCGAAACTGTCTCAAAACACATCCCGGTAGCAGCTGCAAAGGTGGTACGTGTAGAAAATGTAACTTTCCACATCACACTTTGCTGCATCCACCAACAACACAAAACATGGCAGGATCTCCAACTAATCAGCAACAATCCGCTCAATCGTTTATTTCTGCACTAGATTCTGCTGGCGGCCGTGGGTCAGCTAATGTCCTCCTCGCTACCGTTGCTATTAACGTCCTAGATAAAAAAGGGCATCCTCATGCCTGTCGCGCAATTTTGGATAGCGCATCGCAAGTTAACTTTATAAGCGATAGCCTCCGTAGGCAGCTTGGTCTCGACACCTCGCATGCTAATGTGGATCTGGAAGGCATCTCGTCAGCTACCGCTCACGCAGATCGATTTGCAGACATCGTTATCACATCTCGCTGCACGAACTATCAAACCTCCGTGCCCTGCCTTGTGTTGGAGAGAATAACGAAATTTCTCCCCTGCAAACCAGCAATTATTAAGGATTGGCCTATTCCCCACTCCATACCCCTGGCGGATCCACTCTTCCACCGCCCGGGTAGAGTAGATGTACTTCTCGGCACTGAAATATTCTTCCAGTTGCTCGAGCCCGGCCAAATTATTCTCAGTCCAGACAACAGTTTACCCACACTACAGAACACCAAGCTCGGCTGGGTGATAGCCGGCCGTTATCACGAGCCTAAGCCATCTGTTGACTCTCACTCTCCAACCTGTTTGCTAATCTCCGCCGAAGATGATCTTTCTCAGCAACTGCAAAGGTTCTGGGAGATAGAGGAGTACACTTCAAACGATCACCACCTCACTGATGAGGAACAACGTTGTGAGAAACATTTTGCAGAGAATACTATTCGCGATGAGTGCGGTAAATTTGTAGTACGGCTCCCGTTTCTGTCAGACCCGAATGAATTAGGAGAATCAAGGCAAATTGCAGAGAGAAGACTTTACCACATCGAAAGAAAGTTAGACCGAAATCCACCTCTGAAAGCTGAGTACCATGAATTCATTCGTGATTACATTGATCTCGGCCACATGTCATTAGTGGAAGAAAGCAACTCACCCGAAAAAAGTGTATATCTCCCCCACCACTGTGTGATTAAAACCACCAGTTCAACCACAAAATGCCGAGTGGTTTTTGATGCTTCGGCTAAAACTTCGAATGGACTCTCTTTGAATGACACTCTTATGTGTGGCCCAGTAATCCAGGACTCATTAATAAACATTTTGCTACGCTTTCGTTTTCCACCTGTCGTACTTGCTGGTGATGCGAAACAGATGTACCGTATGGTTTGGCTGCATGAAAATGATCGCGACTTTCTCAAAATTCTGTGGAGGTGGTCAAAGGAAGAACCAGTAAAAGAGTACCGCTTAAACACAGTAACGTTTGGCACTAAAAGTGCTTCTTATCTGGCCACAAAATGCGTTCAGCAGCTCTTGGATTcgtttaaattaaaatatccAGAGGCAGTAGAGAAAGCCGAGAAAGGAATCTACGTCGACGATATTTTAACCGGTGCTTCGTCCGAAAAGGAAGCAATAATGCTACGGGAACAGCTTACAGAAATGTTTGCTGCTGGAGGATTCCACCTGCGAAAATGGGTATCAAATAGTGCTGCTGTTCTAGAGACGGTTCCAGAAGCAGATTTGGAGATAAAAATTTCAATCGACGAAGGTGGAAATAATTCCATCAAAGCCCTCGGAATGCAATGGCAGCCGTGCAGTGATGAGTTCCACTTCTCTTACAATCCGAAAGAGATCCTTCAACACACAAAACGCGCAATCCTTTCACAAATTGCCAGCCTATTCGATCCATTAGGCCTTCTTGCTCCAATAATCGTGAAGGCAAAGTTAGTGATGCAGCGAATGTGGGAGTTGAAGGTGGCATGGGATGCTACTCCCCCCGGTGAGTTAGTTCATGATTGGTTGATGTTGGTGCAAAGTTTCTCCCGTCTCAATTTATTTCAGATACCACGACGCGTGATTCATTTACAGAACTGGTCTCGACTCTATCTGCACGGCTACTGCGACGCTTCTGATGTGGCAATGGGAGCTTGTATTTACGTTCGTGCCCTGGACAACGACGGTAATATGTCGTCACACTTATTATGTGCAAAATCCAAACTTGCACCCATTGGCAACAACCGTATGACTACACCACGTCTAGAGTTGCGTGCAGCGGTCAGTCTAGCTCGCTTGATGTCAAAC TCGTTTTAG